The following is a genomic window from Calditrichota bacterium.
ACTCTGTCTATGGCTGCTTCTTGGATGCAGTCGTCGCCAGCAGGCCTCCGGACGGGTGACGATTGCCGTCATTCCCAAGGGGACGACCCACGTCTTCTGGCAATCCGTGCACGCCGGTGCGTTGAAGGCGGCTGCGGAGCTCGGCGTGGACGTCGATTGGGTGGGGCCGGAGAAAGAGGACGAGCGCCAACAGCAGATTGCTCTGGTTGACAACCAGGTGATGAAACGCGTCAGTGGCATTGTTCTCGCCCCCATGGATGCCCTGGCGCTGCGGAGGCCGGTCGAGAACGCGGCCCGCCGCGGGATCCCGGTGGTCATCATCGATTCGGACCTCAAGGGGCCTGCCGATTGCTATGTCAGCTTTGTGGCCACCGACAATCGCGAAGGCGGTCGCATAGCTGGGCGGGCGCTCGTGGAAGTGCTCGGGGGCAAGGGCAGGGTCATCCTCCTACGTTGCATGGAGGGCTCGGCCAGCACGGAAAACAGGGAAGAAGGGTTTCTGGAGATTGTCAAGCACTGCCCGGGCATCACCGTGGTGAGCGATGAACAACACGCGGGTGCCACCACTGCTCAGGCTCTGCAAGTGAGCGAGAACCTTCTCATGCGCTTCAAGGACCCGGCAGGGGAGTTGACGGTTGACGGCATCTTTTGCCCCAACGAATCGTCCACGTTTGGCATGCTCCAGGCCTTGCGCCGCCAGCGTTTGACCGGAAAGGTCCGCTTCATCGGCTTCGACTCCAGCCCGCCACTGGTGGAAGCCCTGCGCCAGGGAGAAATCGACGGGCTTGTCGTGCAGAACCCATTCCTCATGGGCTACCTCGGGGTCACGTCCCTATATCAGCACCTGCAAGGCCAGGCGGTGCAGAAGGTGGTCGACACGGGCGTGATGTTGGTGACGAAAGCCAACATCGATGAGCCGCACGTGCAGCAGCTGATCAACCCCGACTTGGAACGATGGCTGGGCAAATGACAGGCACGTCTCGCCTGGTGATGCAAGGCATTGCCAAGCGCTTTGGCGCCACCGTTGCTCTGGCGGGCGTCGATTTCGACGTGCAGGCCGGGGAGATCCATGCGCTGGTCGGCGAGAACGGCGCCGGCAAGAGCACGCTGATGAAGATCCTGGCAGGGGCCCTCTCGCCCGACGCGGGCTCCATGCAATTGGATGGGTCGCCCTATCGGCCTCGCAACCCCCACGAGGCGCGACGTGCAGGAATTGCCATGATTTACCAGGAGCTGGCCTTGGCCCCCCACCT
Proteins encoded in this region:
- a CDS encoding substrate-binding domain-containing protein, with protein sequence MRTGRAAVVLLCLWLLLGCSRRQQASGRVTIAVIPKGTTHVFWQSVHAGALKAAAELGVDVDWVGPEKEDERQQQIALVDNQVMKRVSGIVLAPMDALALRRPVENAARRGIPVVIIDSDLKGPADCYVSFVATDNREGGRIAGRALVEVLGGKGRVILLRCMEGSASTENREEGFLEIVKHCPGITVVSDEQHAGATTAQALQVSENLLMRFKDPAGELTVDGIFCPNESSTFGMLQALRRQRLTGKVRFIGFDSSPPLVEALRQGEIDGLVVQNPFLMGYLGVTSLYQHLQGQAVQKVVDTGVMLVTKANIDEPHVQQLINPDLERWLGK